One Proteiniborus ethanoligenes genomic window carries:
- a CDS encoding methylaspartate ammonia-lyase produces the protein MKIVDIVCSPGRTGFYFDDQRAIKQGAEFDGFTYVGEAVTEGFSKIRQAGESISVMFVLEDGQVAHGDCAAVQYSGAGGRDPLFLAEEFIPIIEKHIAPKLIGREIISFKELAEEVDNMTVEGKKLHTAIRYGVTQAILDATSKVKKVTMAEVIKEEYNTNIELKRIPIFTQSGDDRYNNVDKMIIKGADVLPHALFNNVETKLGKKGEKLKEYIAWLKKRIETLRAREEDTFILHIDVYGTIGLAFNNDTEKMADYLEELGKIASPFKLRIEGPMDVEDREKQVQALKELRLALRERKSKVELVADEWCNTLEDIKLFVDEGAADMVQIKTPDLGGINNTVEAILYCKENGIGAYCGGTCNETDRSAQVCVNVAIACGADQCLAKPGMGVDEGFMIVHNEMNRVLALANRRNML, from the coding sequence ATGAAAATTGTAGACATTGTATGCTCACCGGGAAGAACAGGATTTTATTTTGACGATCAAAGAGCAATTAAACAAGGTGCAGAGTTTGATGGTTTTACATATGTAGGTGAAGCTGTTACAGAAGGTTTCTCAAAGATTAGGCAGGCGGGAGAGTCTATCTCAGTAATGTTTGTATTAGAGGACGGTCAAGTAGCCCATGGAGATTGTGCAGCAGTGCAATACTCAGGAGCAGGAGGAAGAGACCCCCTATTTCTTGCTGAAGAATTTATTCCAATTATTGAAAAACATATTGCGCCAAAACTAATAGGAAGAGAAATAATCAGCTTTAAAGAGCTTGCTGAAGAAGTTGATAATATGACTGTAGAAGGTAAAAAACTTCATACAGCTATAAGATATGGTGTGACCCAAGCTATTCTTGATGCTACTTCTAAAGTAAAAAAAGTTACAATGGCAGAAGTTATTAAGGAAGAATATAATACTAATATTGAATTAAAAAGAATTCCTATTTTTACTCAATCAGGTGACGATAGATATAACAATGTAGATAAAATGATAATTAAAGGTGCAGATGTGTTGCCGCATGCATTGTTTAACAATGTTGAAACCAAATTAGGAAAAAAGGGAGAAAAGCTAAAGGAATATATTGCTTGGCTAAAGAAAAGGATAGAAACCTTAAGAGCTAGAGAAGAAGATACATTTATTCTTCATATTGATGTTTATGGAACAATTGGTCTTGCCTTTAATAATGATACTGAAAAAATGGCAGATTATCTTGAAGAATTAGGAAAAATTGCATCACCTTTTAAACTTCGTATAGAAGGTCCAATGGACGTTGAAGATAGAGAAAAACAAGTACAAGCTCTTAAGGAACTAAGATTAGCGCTTAGAGAGAGAAAGAGTAAAGTCGAACTTGTTGCTGATGAATGGTGTAATACATTAGAAGATATCAAGTTATTTGTAGATGAAGGGGCAGCAGACATGGTTCAAATCAAGACACCAGACCTAGGAGGAATAAATAATACAGTAGAAGCTATTTTATACTGTAAAGAAAATGGTATAGGTGCTTATTGTGGAGGAACATGTAATGAAACAGATAGATCTGCTCAAGTATGCGTAAATGTGGCCATTGCCTGTGGTGCTGATCAATGTCTTGCAAAACCAGGGATGGGTGTGGATGAAGGTTTTATGATTGTCCATAACGAAATGAATAGGGTTCTTGCACTAGCAAATAGAAGAAATATGCTATAA
- the citD gene encoding citrate lyase acyl carrier protein — protein MNIKTPAKAGTMESSDIYIMVQPNDEGGIIIDLESIVMKQFGKQIEEVILNTLDKLNINNIHLVAKDRGALDYTIRARVETAIKRAI, from the coding sequence ATGAATATCAAGACTCCTGCAAAGGCAGGTACTATGGAATCAAGCGATATATATATTATGGTTCAACCAAATGATGAAGGTGGAATCATAATTGACCTTGAAAGTATTGTTATGAAACAGTTTGGAAAGCAGATTGAGGAAGTAATCCTAAATACCTTGGATAAGCTTAATATTAATAATATTCACCTTGTTGCCAAGGATAGAGGAGCTTTAGATTACACTATAAGGGCAAGAGTTGAAACAGCAATTAAAAGAGCAATATAA